TTGTTGACCGAAATCGAAATTCCGATTCCACCGGCCGCCAGCAAAGGCGTTTACTTGAAACACGCCGTGCGCGGCGCCATGGATATCGCCATGGTCGGCGTCGCCGTCATGCTCACGCCCGACTCTGGGAAAAATTCTGTGCAAGAAGTCCGCATCGGCCTGGGCGCCGTCGGACCGACGCCGCTGCGCGCGCCGAAGACCGAAGCATTGTTGAAGGGCAAACCGCTCACCGCGGCGCTGGTAAAAGAAGCCGGTGCTTTAGCCGCGACTGAAGCGAGTCCGATCACCGACCAGCGCAGCAGCGCCGAGAATCGCCGCTGGATCGTCGAAGCGTTGACCCGCCGCGGTCTCGAACAAACTTGGCAAGCCGCCACCGGCAAGGAGGTTGCATAATCATGTCCGTCAAGATCAATACGACCATCAATGGCAAAGCGGTCAGCGCCAGCGCTGAAGCATCGACTTCGCTGTTGGAATTTCTCCGCGACACTTTGGAAATGAAAGGCAGCAAACTATGCTGCAACACCGGTGAGTGCGGCGCCTGCACGGTGATTTACAACGGTAAACCGATCAACACTTGCGTGACCATGGCCGCCGACGCCAACGGCGCGCAGATCGTCACCATCGAAGGTCTCGCCGACGGCGACAAGTTACACCCTGTGCAGCAAGCCTTCATCGACACCGGCGCGGTGCAGTGCGGCTACTGTACGCCGGGCTTCATCATGTCGGTGAAAGCGCTGCTCGATCGCACCAAGAAACCCACGGCGGCGGATATCGAAGAAGCGGTGTCGGGCAACATCTGCCGCTGCACCGGCTACAACAAAATCGTCGACGCGATCCATCTCGCGGCGCAGAAACTCTAAATAAGAAATTTCGAAGCACGAAATCCGAAACAAATTCAAATGATCAAAACGCAGAAAATTCAAAACGTGCCCGCTTCGGTCCGCGGGGCCTCTTTTGAATTTTGGATTTTTGGGCTTCCGTTTGTTTCGGATTTCGATATTCGGATTTCGGATTTTCTTGCTTACAATTCGACCCTGACAATTTAAGGAGAACATCGTCATGGCAAAAACTGAATTCAAAGTAGTCGGCACCAGCCCGGCGCGCATGGGCGGCATCGACCGCGTCATCGGCAAGGGCGTTTACGGCATCGATCTGATGCTCAAGGACCAACTGCACGGCGCGATCCTGCGCAGCCAATACGCCCACGCGAAAATCATCAGCATCGACACTAGCGAGGCGAAGAAAATTCCCGGCGTCCACGCCGTGGTGACCGCCGAGGACGCGCCCAACGTGCGCTATGGCCGCAGCTACATCGACCGCTACATCCTGGCGCGCGGCAAGGTTCGTTTCATGGGCGACCCGGTGGCCGCCGTCGCCGCCGACACGTTGGCCATCGCCAAGGCCGCGCTCAAAAAAATCAAAGTCACCTACGAGCCATTGCCGGTAGTGATCGATCAAGAAGATGGCATGAAGCTCGACGCGCCGACGATCCATGACGACATGCCGCTGCCGAAGAATATTCCCGAAGGCGTCAAAGTGAAAAACGTCTGCGGCTTCGCCCAGGTCCATATCGGCGATCCCGACAAGGCGATGGCCGAAGCCGATCTCGTCGTCGAAGAAGTCTATGAAACCAAGATGATCCATCCGCAGTATTTGGAACCGCGCATCGCCGCGGCGCAGATGGAACCCAACGGCCGGCTGACGGTTTACGCCAACGCCCAAGCGCCATTTCCAGTGCGCCAAGAAGTGGCGAAGATGCTCGGCATGCCGCTCAATAATGTCCGCGTCATCTCCGCCGACATCGGCGGCGGCTTCGGCGGCAAGGGCAGTGGCATCACATCCGGCGCGGCCATCGAGCCGATCTGCGGCCTGTTG
This region of Deltaproteobacteria bacterium genomic DNA includes:
- a CDS encoding (2Fe-2S)-binding protein translates to MSVKINTTINGKAVSASAEASTSLLEFLRDTLEMKGSKLCCNTGECGACTVIYNGKPINTCVTMAADANGAQIVTIEGLADGDKLHPVQQAFIDTGAVQCGYCTPGFIMSVKALLDRTKKPTAADIEEAVSGNICRCTGYNKIVDAIHLAAQKL